The Algoriphagus halophilus genome window below encodes:
- a CDS encoding TonB-dependent receptor: MGNIYRYLLLIFCLLLVFNVYGQRPQGQRPQIKLTGTVMDGTTKTPMNGANVLVKTVTDSLLVGGVTDAQGKFELNRPMIPQVKIEIKFIGYETISKTHSFREPADLGTLVLNEDTQTLGEVVIEGQSPVGEMRGDTTSFNASAFKTQQNAQAEDLIRKLPGVTIQNGEVQAQGETVQKILVDGREFFGSDPNIALRNLPADAIDRVEVLDQRSDQSRLTGFDDGSYTKTINIILREDRKNGQFGRVYGGYGTDDRYSAGGSLNLFSGDRRISILGLANNINQQNFSSQDLAGVNANSSGGGRGRGRGGFGGGNNNFNAGNNSGINTTNSIGLNYSDKWGQKMNFTGSYFFNNSANNLQEITNRETVVNESLTQYYQENLISTTDNYNHRFSGRLEADLNEKNSFIVTPNVSIQNSTSFSDRDALTTANTGDSLSALRSITNAENKSYNISNNITYRYKFDKKGRTFSTDINTTWSNRDQISDLLAASIDYNRDVLDTTLQETYTLSNGFNYRVNATLTEPLGEKSIGTIGYQVGNNKSNSDQKTYVLGAEQGIYLLDTALSNEFDNKFITQRVRSGYAYNNNGLNLNFNLDYQNAKLDNEAFFPEPGVFNRSFNNILPGASLSYRNRETGISYRLRYRTNTDEPNVSQLQNVVNNQNPLNLSVGNPNLGQSYNHNIFINMSKINMEKNHTMFMFFNYSGTKNYIGSSTFLTAQDTLINGEILLRPGGQITQPTNLDGNFRTTFFFTYGTPIKGIKTQFNMNTRVNFNRIPGLINGETNLNDNLSLRQGITFTSNISENVDFTLSTTGNYNIVNSSLQTTQDNNYYVQESNLRLYYSPNGGKLFIGNNINHSLYSGLSEGFDQSFWLWNIEGGYRFAKNNKAELKVVVFDLLNQNNSIQRTISDVSVTDVFTNVLTRYGMLTFTYIIGNFKQPEPSDNPWERRRPGGSRTW, from the coding sequence ATGGGAAACATATATAGATACCTTTTACTGATTTTTTGCCTGCTACTAGTTTTTAATGTGTATGGGCAACGGCCTCAGGGTCAAAGACCTCAAATTAAACTTACAGGTACCGTCATGGACGGAACCACGAAAACTCCAATGAATGGAGCCAATGTTTTAGTAAAGACTGTTACGGATTCTTTGTTAGTGGGAGGCGTAACAGATGCCCAAGGGAAATTCGAATTGAATAGACCGATGATTCCTCAAGTAAAAATTGAAATAAAATTCATTGGCTATGAAACAATTTCCAAAACTCATAGCTTTCGTGAACCGGCAGATCTAGGGACCTTGGTCTTAAATGAAGATACCCAAACTTTGGGAGAGGTAGTGATTGAAGGGCAGTCTCCAGTTGGGGAAATGAGAGGAGATACCACTTCTTTTAATGCTTCAGCATTCAAAACGCAGCAAAATGCCCAAGCGGAGGATCTGATTAGAAAACTTCCAGGTGTCACAATTCAAAATGGTGAAGTGCAGGCTCAAGGGGAAACCGTTCAAAAGATTTTGGTGGATGGAAGGGAATTTTTCGGTTCTGATCCAAATATTGCCTTAAGAAATCTTCCTGCAGATGCTATTGATCGAGTAGAGGTATTAGACCAAAGATCTGATCAAAGTAGGTTGACTGGATTCGATGATGGTTCCTATACCAAAACGATCAACATCATTTTAAGAGAAGATCGAAAAAATGGGCAATTCGGGCGTGTATATGGAGGGTATGGAACGGATGATCGATATTCTGCCGGAGGAAGTTTGAACTTATTTAGCGGAGACCGAAGAATTTCCATTTTAGGGTTGGCTAATAATATCAATCAACAAAACTTTTCAAGTCAGGATTTGGCCGGAGTGAATGCTAATAGTTCCGGTGGAGGCAGAGGTAGAGGACGCGGAGGTTTTGGTGGTGGAAATAATAATTTCAATGCAGGAAACAATAGCGGGATTAACACTACTAATTCAATAGGCCTCAATTACTCTGATAAATGGGGACAAAAAATGAATTTCACTGGTAGCTATTTTTTCAATAACTCGGCCAATAATTTACAGGAAATCACCAATCGTGAGACGGTGGTCAATGAAAGCTTGACCCAGTATTATCAGGAAAATCTGATCAGTACTACAGACAATTATAATCATCGATTTAGCGGAAGATTGGAAGCAGATTTAAATGAAAAGAATTCCTTTATAGTGACTCCCAATGTATCCATTCAAAACAGTACTAGTTTCAGTGACCGGGATGCTTTGACCACGGCAAACACAGGGGATTCTTTAAGTGCGTTAAGATCCATTACCAATGCAGAGAATAAGTCCTACAACATTTCTAACAACATTACCTATCGATATAAATTTGATAAAAAAGGGAGGACTTTTTCCACGGATATCAATACTACTTGGTCCAATCGGGATCAAATTTCCGATTTGCTTGCTGCCAGCATAGATTATAATAGAGATGTTTTAGATACGACGCTGCAGGAGACTTATACCCTGTCAAATGGGTTTAATTATAGGGTCAATGCTACTTTGACTGAACCTTTGGGAGAGAAGTCTATAGGTACTATTGGTTATCAAGTTGGAAATAATAAATCCAATTCAGATCAAAAGACATATGTGCTGGGAGCAGAACAAGGGATTTATCTCTTGGATACTGCCTTGAGTAATGAGTTTGATAATAAGTTTATAACTCAACGAGTACGTTCTGGATATGCTTATAATAACAATGGGTTAAACTTAAATTTCAACTTAGATTATCAAAATGCGAAATTAGATAATGAGGCATTTTTTCCAGAACCAGGAGTGTTTAATAGAAGCTTCAATAATATTTTGCCTGGTGCAAGTTTGAGCTATAGAAATCGAGAGACTGGAATTTCTTACAGGTTGAGGTATAGAACTAACACCGATGAACCAAATGTATCCCAGCTTCAAAATGTGGTAAACAATCAAAATCCATTGAATTTGAGTGTTGGAAATCCAAATCTGGGACAAAGCTATAATCACAATATATTCATCAACATGAGCAAAATAAATATGGAGAAGAACCATACCATGTTTATGTTTTTTAACTACTCAGGCACGAAGAATTATATAGGTTCAAGCACCTTTTTGACAGCACAAGACACCTTGATTAATGGGGAAATATTATTGAGGCCAGGAGGTCAAATTACCCAACCGACCAACTTGGATGGAAACTTTAGAACCACTTTCTTCTTCACTTACGGTACTCCTATAAAAGGAATCAAGACTCAGTTTAATATGAATACCCGAGTGAATTTCAATAGAATTCCAGGGTTGATCAATGGGGAAACAAACCTAAATGATAACCTATCTTTAAGGCAAGGGATCACTTTTACCTCGAACATCAGTGAGAATGTAGATTTCACCTTAAGTACGACAGGTAATTATAACATTGTCAATTCCAGCCTTCAAACTACACAGGATAATAATTACTATGTACAAGAGTCCAATCTGAGATTGTATTATTCTCCAAACGGAGGAAAGTTATTTATTGGAAATAATATTAATCATAGCTTATACAGTGGTTTGTCTGAAGGGTTTGATCAATCGTTCTGGCTTTGGAATATTGAAGGAGGCTACCGATTTGCGAAGAATAACAAGGCAGAGTTAAAAGTGGTGGTTTTTGATTTGTTGAATCAGAATAACAGCATTCAAAGAACCATTTCTGACGTTTCGGTAACTGATGTTTTTACCAATGTGCTGACCAGGTATGGAATGCTGACATTCACTTATATCATAGGAAATTTCAAGCAACCGGAGCCTTCTGATAACCCTTGGGAGCGTAGAAGACCTGGCGGTAGTAGAACTTGGTAA
- the ytxJ gene encoding bacillithiol system redox-active protein YtxJ — MNWNKLTQLGQIEDIKVLSEDVPVMIFKHSTRCSLSSMSLDRLLRNWKEDDHKSVIPYHLDIIENRELSNQVSQEFGVPHQSPQVIVIKGGVAVYDNSHFGISYPEIMEVVKK, encoded by the coding sequence ATGAATTGGAATAAATTAACACAATTGGGTCAAATAGAGGACATCAAAGTTTTAAGTGAGGATGTTCCAGTGATGATATTTAAACATAGCACCCGTTGCTCGCTAAGCAGTATGTCTTTGGATCGACTACTTCGAAATTGGAAAGAGGATGACCATAAATCTGTCATTCCTTACCATTTGGATATCATCGAGAACAGAGAGTTGTCTAATCAGGTAAGCCAGGAATTTGGAGTTCCTCATCAATCTCCTCAGGTAATTGTAATAAAAGGCGGAGTGGCGGTTTATGATAATAGCCATTTTGGAATATCCTATCCTGAAATCATGGAAGTGGTGAAAAAATAA
- a CDS encoding DUF4403 family protein — protein MKLKSKFALVKSFILFVFVIASFASCKTFNPHLNPEPEIAPPAFSSVNVPVQIPKKTLDKIFNQAIPQVLVNDESIGSGNFEGNLLLTRNGSPFYTALDSQRIQLTLPLKLQGEIGLKRGGLGSFIQSKIPLDETLTPVFILNPSINPDWSISIADFELVDLGGKLALSVLGMEVDLSGLLEKEINRWGEQNLNSSKSIVSLKTFIDLAWNQVGRPFTINWEGEASTFSIQPDSVKLQEFFDQEDQLNVWLGLNGKVNTHPVNASPSRAFPLPKLSPNLDSENHLEITLPWVLDYEKLNQLLGENLNNRPIRVDKKTILTPNNIQSQSFGDLLKITMDFMAEQTNGKSLDGKLYIIGKPAYDAENQNLYFTDINFKLESGNLGAQTSIGLKKKKIIRNIEKRAVFPIGDYLDEGMLSIQDRLALKTGIADLQIIDLVITPEDFYPTKNGLTVHMKARGKVNFDWK, from the coding sequence ATGAAATTAAAATCCAAGTTTGCTTTAGTCAAATCATTTATACTATTCGTTTTTGTAATCGCTAGCTTCGCTTCTTGCAAAACTTTTAATCCGCATTTAAACCCTGAGCCAGAAATTGCTCCTCCGGCATTTTCCTCGGTCAATGTACCTGTGCAAATCCCAAAGAAAACCTTGGATAAAATATTTAATCAGGCCATCCCTCAGGTATTGGTGAATGATGAATCGATCGGGTCTGGAAATTTCGAAGGAAACTTATTACTGACTAGAAACGGAAGTCCTTTCTATACCGCTTTGGACAGCCAGCGAATTCAATTAACACTTCCTTTAAAACTTCAGGGAGAGATTGGGTTAAAAAGAGGTGGTCTAGGTAGTTTTATTCAATCCAAAATCCCTTTAGACGAAACCCTTACCCCGGTTTTTATCCTAAACCCCTCGATCAACCCGGATTGGAGCATTTCTATAGCTGACTTTGAACTGGTTGACTTAGGAGGAAAACTAGCTTTATCAGTATTAGGAATGGAAGTGGATCTTTCAGGGCTTTTAGAGAAGGAGATCAATCGCTGGGGAGAACAAAACTTAAACTCCTCCAAATCCATCGTTAGTTTAAAGACTTTTATTGATCTAGCCTGGAATCAAGTAGGAAGGCCTTTTACAATCAATTGGGAAGGAGAAGCTTCTACATTTTCTATTCAGCCTGACTCTGTTAAACTTCAAGAATTCTTTGATCAAGAGGATCAATTAAATGTATGGCTAGGTTTGAACGGAAAGGTAAATACCCATCCGGTTAATGCATCACCAAGCCGTGCATTCCCTCTCCCAAAACTTAGCCCTAACCTCGATTCTGAAAATCATTTGGAAATTACTCTACCTTGGGTCCTTGACTATGAAAAATTAAATCAACTACTGGGAGAGAACCTGAATAATCGCCCAATTCGGGTGGATAAAAAGACCATACTCACCCCTAATAATATTCAAAGCCAATCCTTTGGAGATCTTTTGAAAATAACCATGGATTTTATGGCAGAACAAACCAATGGGAAAAGCTTGGATGGAAAGCTCTACATCATCGGGAAGCCAGCATATGATGCCGAAAATCAAAATCTTTATTTCACGGATATCAATTTTAAATTGGAAAGTGGCAACCTGGGAGCCCAGACAAGTATTGGTCTCAAAAAGAAAAAGATCATCCGAAATATTGAAAAAAGAGCTGTCTTTCCAATTGGAGACTATTTGGATGAAGGAATGCTTAGCATTCAGGACAGATTGGCTTTGAAGACGGGAATTGCTGATTTGCAAATAATAGATCTAGTAATCACTCCAGAAGATTTCTACCCTACCAAAAATGGGTTGACGGTGCACATGAAGGCACGGGGCAAAGTGAATTTTGATTGGAAATAA
- a CDS encoding HEAT repeat domain-containing protein, giving the protein MAQSRKKAASKGFDPEELLDFLRQDELDYPAGAKKFGKDALPLLSDLIEGSDENLSMKAAYLVGYIDDDSVGDILKNAAEKGSSTIRIAAAFGAQKRPPEVAEAILAKSLEDNNPSVVKFAMRSVSSMKLGKNLKSKIDHISKHFLDEDIKKSAKDLMKKIK; this is encoded by the coding sequence ATGGCACAATCAAGAAAAAAAGCAGCCTCTAAAGGCTTCGATCCTGAAGAATTATTGGATTTCCTAAGACAGGATGAGTTGGATTATCCAGCAGGTGCAAAAAAGTTTGGGAAAGATGCATTACCCTTACTTTCGGATTTGATAGAAGGTTCTGATGAAAACCTATCTATGAAAGCAGCCTATTTGGTGGGATACATTGATGATGACAGTGTAGGAGATATCCTAAAAAATGCTGCAGAAAAAGGATCATCCACCATTAGAATTGCAGCCGCATTTGGAGCTCAGAAAAGGCCTCCAGAAGTGGCAGAAGCCATATTGGCGAAATCTTTAGAGGATAACAATCCTTCAGTAGTGAAATTCGCTATGCGCTCCGTTTCTTCAATGAAATTAGGTAAAAACCTGAAATCTAAAATCGATCATATATCCAAACACTTTTTGGATGAAGACATCAAGAAGTCAGCAAAAGATCTGATGAAAAAAATCAAATGA
- a CDS encoding 3'-5' exonuclease: MSWSFFKKKISPKSFVKDFLKEFKSSIPEVRQFDELSFVVLDTETTGLDLSKDHILSFGAVKIQEQKIHVSTAVEWYLASSKTGKEAIPVHGLLKNEEEISLETFAIQLLSYLGNHVIIGHSINFDLAMLEKALRPFGLVDFPNSSIDTRDLAIRLDHGLMVDPSRINFQDYTLDSLCKRFEIETDDRHTAGGDAFLTANLFLKLLKLASKKGINNWGRLKK; encoded by the coding sequence ATGAGTTGGTCGTTTTTCAAGAAAAAGATTTCTCCAAAGTCCTTTGTCAAAGATTTTCTGAAGGAGTTTAAAAGTAGTATTCCCGAAGTTAGGCAATTTGATGAGTTATCTTTTGTGGTTTTGGATACAGAAACCACTGGGCTTGACCTTTCCAAAGATCATATATTATCCTTTGGTGCCGTAAAAATACAAGAACAAAAAATCCATGTTTCTACAGCAGTTGAATGGTATTTAGCTTCTTCCAAAACGGGAAAAGAGGCTATACCAGTACATGGTTTACTAAAAAATGAGGAGGAGATTTCCTTGGAAACATTTGCTATTCAACTCTTGTCTTACTTAGGGAATCATGTGATTATAGGCCATTCCATCAATTTTGATTTAGCAATGTTAGAAAAAGCGCTTAGGCCTTTTGGGCTGGTTGATTTCCCAAACTCAAGTATTGATACCAGAGATTTGGCAATTCGATTAGACCATGGCTTAATGGTGGATCCTAGTAGGATAAACTTTCAGGACTACACGCTAGACTCACTTTGCAAACGATTTGAGATCGAAACAGATGATCGACATACGGCTGGAGGAGACGCTTTTTTGACAGCTAATTTATTTTTGAAGCTCTTAAAACTTGCCAGCAAGAAAGGCATAAATAATTGGGGACGGTTAAAAAAATAA
- a CDS encoding DUF294 nucleotidyltransferase-like domain-containing protein, whose translation MSNVIVNRVAEFLKTYPPFNFLSKDDLENVAQQVSIKYFEEGERLFSQGEPAQSHFFIIREGSVKLTENQASDEVVKEYCDQGDVFGVLALMGKRPYVLNAIVAEETIVYFVPVSIFELILEQNSKVALYFAAGFASGQVVVRQDLSQGQKARGVFRNESNDHSLLIFSDPSVIKISENVLTGLKDLSIQEAAQQMSFEEVSSIVVVNEHKYPLGIITDKDLRKKVVAGGLSLDAPVSEIMSEELIVRKSDASFSDLYLCMIKNRLHHLVLTKDGTSQSPVTGIISDHDVLLSMGNSPAILIHALLNTMDLDEMKSIRLRAEQMLRYYLENEVAMDFVASVMTEINDVIISQARIIALTKYRREYPEMEGIKFCFLSLGSEGREEQLLRTDQDNAIIYEDVPQELQDQAAEFFLKIGSEMVEVLIHCGISPCPGNIMASNSKWVQPITTWKDYFSEWILRPTEEALLNSTIFFDYRAIGGTNFLADQLTDHIYEEVRKKHFFLNFLAKNAYMKPAPLGFFRGFMVERSGEHRDQFDIKARAMMPLADLARLLILSHGVVGINNTFKRFEKLAELEPVNQELYTQAGKAYEILMRMRALEGLHHENSGRFIDPESLGKLHKQLLKNTFTPLLELQELVKVRFQLDFFSK comes from the coding sequence ATGTCTAATGTAATTGTCAATCGGGTAGCAGAGTTCCTAAAAACGTATCCTCCGTTTAATTTTTTGAGCAAAGATGATTTGGAGAACGTAGCACAGCAGGTCTCTATCAAGTATTTTGAGGAGGGTGAACGCTTATTCTCCCAAGGTGAACCAGCCCAATCTCATTTTTTTATTATACGGGAAGGATCTGTCAAACTGACAGAGAATCAGGCATCTGATGAGGTGGTGAAAGAGTATTGTGACCAAGGTGATGTATTTGGAGTCTTAGCCCTTATGGGTAAAAGGCCCTATGTGTTGAATGCAATTGTAGCAGAAGAAACAATCGTTTACTTTGTTCCAGTATCCATCTTTGAGTTGATTCTAGAGCAGAATAGTAAAGTAGCACTCTATTTTGCAGCCGGATTTGCAAGTGGTCAGGTGGTCGTCCGGCAGGATTTATCGCAAGGACAAAAAGCAAGGGGAGTTTTTAGAAATGAATCGAATGACCACTCCTTATTGATTTTTTCAGATCCTTCAGTCATCAAGATTTCAGAAAACGTGTTAACTGGGTTAAAAGACCTCTCCATTCAGGAAGCGGCCCAACAGATGAGTTTTGAAGAAGTAAGCAGTATCGTAGTGGTGAATGAACACAAGTATCCACTAGGAATCATTACTGATAAGGACCTGAGAAAAAAAGTGGTAGCAGGAGGGTTATCACTGGACGCTCCGGTTTCTGAAATAATGAGTGAAGAATTGATTGTCCGCAAAAGTGACGCGTCTTTTTCAGACCTCTATTTGTGTATGATCAAGAATAGACTTCACCATTTGGTGCTTACAAAAGACGGAACTTCTCAAAGTCCGGTAACTGGAATAATTTCTGATCATGATGTGTTATTATCCATGGGAAATAGTCCAGCTATTTTGATTCATGCCCTGCTCAATACCATGGATCTTGATGAGATGAAAAGTATTCGACTTAGAGCCGAGCAAATGCTTCGCTATTATTTAGAAAATGAAGTAGCGATGGATTTTGTGGCATCGGTCATGACTGAAATCAATGATGTGATTATCAGCCAGGCAAGAATCATTGCGCTTACGAAATATCGAAGAGAATACCCTGAAATGGAAGGAATTAAATTCTGTTTTTTGTCATTGGGTAGCGAAGGAAGAGAAGAGCAGTTGTTACGGACAGATCAGGATAATGCGATAATTTATGAAGATGTCCCTCAAGAACTCCAAGATCAGGCTGCTGAATTTTTTCTGAAAATAGGGTCCGAAATGGTGGAGGTATTAATCCACTGTGGAATATCCCCCTGTCCAGGAAATATTATGGCAAGTAATTCCAAATGGGTTCAGCCGATTACTACATGGAAAGATTATTTTTCTGAATGGATCCTCAGGCCCACGGAAGAAGCTTTATTAAACTCTACCATATTTTTTGATTACAGGGCAATTGGCGGGACAAATTTCTTGGCTGATCAATTGACAGATCATATTTATGAAGAAGTTAGGAAGAAGCATTTTTTTCTAAATTTTCTAGCTAAAAACGCTTATATGAAACCCGCTCCATTAGGGTTTTTCAGAGGATTTATGGTGGAGAGATCCGGCGAACATAGAGACCAATTTGATATTAAGGCCAGGGCGATGATGCCTTTGGCTGACCTGGCGAGGTTGTTGATTTTAAGTCATGGAGTAGTTGGGATTAACAATACGTTTAAGCGTTTTGAAAAACTTGCTGAATTAGAGCCAGTCAATCAAGAATTATATACTCAGGCAGGAAAGGCCTACGAAATACTGATGCGAATGAGAGCATTGGAGGGACTTCATCATGAGAATAGTGGGAGATTTATAGATCCTGAGAGTCTTGGAAAGCTTCATAAGCAACTATTGAAGAATACATTTACTCCACTATTGGAGCTTCAGGAATTAGTGAAAGTAAGGTTTCAATTAGACTTCTTTTCGAAATGA